The Myroides fluvii region TTAGCATCTTTAAAATAGGTTGCTGCCCAACTATTTCCCTCTGGTAAATACCATACATCGGCATACATCACTCCACTTAATACGCTTGGTTGTTGTTTTTGTGTTGTTACCAGCTGTAAAGCAGCGGTATAATCGGTTAGCAGTTGATCAAAAAAGCGATTGGCTTCTTTTTCTTTATCGAACAAAACGCCAAACAGCTTGATCCATTCCGCCTTACCCAACGGATTTTGTTCCGTCCAATCTCCATTGTACAAAACGGGAATTCCAGCTTGTTCAATGGTTTGTAGTGCTTTATTTCCATTGTCCATTGCAAAGGCCATCAGTACATCGGGTTGCATATCAACTACGACTTCAACATTCAACGCCTCATTTTGCCCTAGTTCTTTGATTTTTCCAGCTTTAATTTGTTGTCGAACACTTGCTGTTGAAATATAATCTAAGCCTGCAAACCCAACAAGGGCAGGAACTTCATCTAAAACGTCTAAAGCGGGAATATGGGTAGTAGACGTACAAGCCATTGTTCGAATAGGAATTTGAATTTGCGTATAGCGCTGCAGCGAATCAGGTACTTGCGCCTGTTGTCTTTTCAACACATAAGTAAAACGCTCCTTTGCGGAAACCCAAGGTTGGATAATTTGCACTACATATAGATTGTCATACGCAGTTAACGTAAAACCTTTGGCGTAGGTAATCAGGGGCTGTTGTGTCGTTTGTCCTACTTCTGTTGTTGGCTTATCCTTGCACCCAACAAACAAAAGCCCCCCCATACACATCAACAAACAAAAAGCTATTTTTCTCATACATACTTGCGTTTACCACACAAAAATAAACTTATTTCTTCTTATTTGGAGAGCGGAAAAAAGAAAGAGGAAAGAGGTCAGAAGAAAGGAGTGTGAATTCTCGATTAAAGAAGTGATTCTTTTTAAGAAAATTCACACTCCTTTCTCCTTTCTTCTATCCGAACTAAAATAAAATTGTTTGATTCTAAACTTAATCTCTTTCTTTTTTGTAGCATCTAAGTTGAAACTTAATTGTTTCTAACCACAAACGAATAAAAACTTCCTTCGAACTTTTGCCAATCAATCGCGCGTAATGCTCCGCCATTTTTTCAACATCTTGGATATTGGCTGTTAAATGCGCGAGGTTTTTCATGCAGTTGGCAAAAGACATCTCTTGATTGAATTTCATTCGATTTAAATCCACCAAGTAAAAAACAGCATGTAAAACTTCTAATTCACCTAGTAGGTTACAAAGCACCTTCAATTGTTAAAAATAGTTAACAAAAAAATAGCCCTTTCTCCTTTTTCAAAAAAAAACGCCTGTTTACTATACTACAATTCCCCAATTTACGTTAGGAGAAAGAGAAAGAAGAAGAAGGGAGAAAAGCGTATTTTATGGGGTTAAAATAGGTTGACAAATCCCTTCTGCTGCGAATGAATGGTACAGAACAAGTGATTTGAATGTAAATTAAGGAGTTGACCTATAAATTTTACCAATTAGCACTTGTTTATTTCAGAATAAAAACTAATTTTGAGAAAGATAAAAATTAACATTTTATTAAACTTTCACTTTTGTGTAATACTAATACTATGCAACTAAATATGAAAAAACTTTTATTTCTAGCACTATCATTATCAATCCTTTCAACATCTTGTAGTACATCGGATGATCCTTTTGTAGAAGTACCACAAGTACCTAACCTTGACAACGGTTTACTTATTTTAAATCAAGGCGGTTTAGCGTATAATGATGCATCCATAGGATTTTCAAGTTTTGCTTACGATAAATATCATGCTAATATTGCGCAAACGGCAGATAGAGCATTAGGAGATGGTGCACAAAGTATGGCCTTCAAAGACAACAAAGCATTTGTTGTATTAAAAGGATCGAATAAAGTTGAAATTTTCAACCGCTATACCTTCAAACACGAAGGAACAATTACAGAAGGTTTAAACAAACCTTTATCCATTGCTTTTGCAAACAACAAAGTGTATGTTACCAATGAAGAAACACAAACAGTAAGTGTGTACGATTCAAACTACCAATTCCTTACCTTGATTAAAATCAATGCTCCAGTAGGACAAATTTTAGCTTGGCATACCAAAGTATACGTACAGAAAAACATTTCAGCAGATAAGAGTGAAATCGTTGTTGTGGATGAAAAATTCAATATTATCAAGTCTATACCTGTTCAAAAAGAATTGAAGGACTTTGTAACATTAGGTGATTTTATTTTCGCTGTTTCAAGTACAGCAGACAAATCTTTTTTCTATAAGATTGATGCACAAACGGATGAGAAGGTAACTGAATTTTTCTCAACCAGAAACACAGCTGCTAAGAATTTGCGTGTAGACAATAACGACATGTACTACACAAGTAATAACGCGGTGTACAAATGGAATCCACATGATACCAATGTACAAGTAGCTCCGGTATTGACAATTCCAGAAAAAGAATACATCGAAGCTTCAACTTTTTACGGCTTCAATGTAATTAAGAATACGATTTACGTGGGTGATGCAGGAGATATGCTAGATCCAAGCACGGTTCACGTTTACCAAAATGGACAGAAGGTGAGCAGTTTCACAGCAGGAATTCTAACGAAACATTTCTACGCGAACTACAAATAAAAAATAAAAGAGTCCTCAGGGACTCTTTTTTATTGCTACTCGTCGACACTATCTTCGTAAAAAGTAATAATTTTTCAATTATATTTTCTATTTTTACTATAATATTAATTTAGTTCGCAAGAAATAATGAAGAACAAAAAAAACATCACTTACTTCATTGGCGGTATCCTGATTGTTAGCTTACTTGTCTTGATTGTACAATCTCAATATCTCAAGACGATACAAGCGCCACCCTCAGAGACCAATCTCGGCACTTTTTCCAATCCTGAACTCGCTTATCAGGAGTGTAAATCAATTTTATCCGAGGTTTCCAAAGCTTTAAATACTAGCGATACAACTAATTAGATTTTTATGAAACGAATCGTACCTTATTTGATCTGTTGCTTCTTATTATTTACAGCAAATGTAGTTTGGGCACAAGACAGCTTTTCAAAATTTGAAAAAAATAAAAACATCAGCAATGTTGTTGTCAACAAAAAGATGTTCGAAATGATGGCTAACGTAAAAGTAGAAGCGACTAACACAGAAGAGCAACGCTATTTTGACTTAATTAAAAAGCTGACAAGTTTACGCGTTTTCAACACAAAAACGCAAGAGGTAAAAAAAGACATGACTACTACAATCTCTGAGTACGTACAGTCCAAAAATCTCAAGGAATTAATCAACAAAAAAGACAACGACTCTAAGATTGTTATTTACATCGACAAATCGGGAACGAATCAAAC contains the following coding sequences:
- a CDS encoding ABC transporter substrate-binding protein, with the protein product MRKIAFCLLMCMGGLLFVGCKDKPTTEVGQTTQQPLITYAKGFTLTAYDNLYVVQIIQPWVSAKERFTYVLKRQQAQVPDSLQRYTQIQIPIRTMACTSTTHIPALDVLDEVPALVGFAGLDYISTASVRQQIKAGKIKELGQNEALNVEVVVDMQPDVLMAFAMDNGNKALQTIEQAGIPVLYNGDWTEQNPLGKAEWIKLFGVLFDKEKEANRFFDQLLTDYTAALQLVTTQKQQPSVLSGVMYADVWYLPEGNSWAATYFKDAKTNYLWQETKGVGSLALSFEQVLEKGQQADLWINPGHYESLRDLAAANPHYKEFDAFKNKKVYSFAPTKGETGGTLFYEWGPLRPDLVLKDLIKIAHPEILPKYQPHFYRQLQE
- a CDS encoding YncE family protein, translating into MKKLLFLALSLSILSTSCSTSDDPFVEVPQVPNLDNGLLILNQGGLAYNDASIGFSSFAYDKYHANIAQTADRALGDGAQSMAFKDNKAFVVLKGSNKVEIFNRYTFKHEGTITEGLNKPLSIAFANNKVYVTNEETQTVSVYDSNYQFLTLIKINAPVGQILAWHTKVYVQKNISADKSEIVVVDEKFNIIKSIPVQKELKDFVTLGDFIFAVSSTADKSFFYKIDAQTDEKVTEFFSTRNTAAKNLRVDNNDMYYTSNNAVYKWNPHDTNVQVAPVLTIPEKEYIEASTFYGFNVIKNTIYVGDAGDMLDPSTVHVYQNGQKVSSFTAGILTKHFYANYK
- a CDS encoding DUF4252 domain-containing protein; translated protein: MKRIVPYLICCFLLFTANVVWAQDSFSKFEKNKNISNVVVNKKMFEMMANVKVEATNTEEQRYFDLIKKLTSLRVFNTKTQEVKKDMTTTISEYVQSKNLKELINKKDNDSKIVIYIDKSGTNQTISELVMYNDSVDPTKESVLVLITGNFSLKELSSLTKKMNLPLGNTLDKL